CCTTCTTTATTTTAGCCTGCTTTTTGCTTGCTTTTGctctatgttccatgcatgcgaTGATGGTGTCTATTTTTCACTTTTGTGTCTACTAACTATGCTCACATCATCTCATGCTCTACATAAACTACCACCGCATGCAGCTTTGGCTTCAATTGGGGACAAGGAGTGGTACTTCTACGTGCCGAGAGACCGCAAGTACCGCAACGGCGACCGGCCGAACCGAGTGACGCCGTCCGGCTACTGGAAGGCCACGGGAGCCGACCGGACGGTGTACGTCGAGGTGAAGCGTCCGATCGGGCTCAAGAAGACGCTGGTGTTCTATGTGGGGAAGGCGCCCAAGGGACTCAGGAGCAGCTGGATCATGAACGAGTACCGCCTTCCTTCCGGCGAGGCTGACCGCTACCAAAAGGTAGGAGCTTTAATTTTCTCGGTGCATCATCAGTTAACGAAAGTATAGTTGTGTGAAGATAAAGATTATTTCTTTTTGAGAAATTTTTGCTCCGATTCTCACCTCATGCATGGCTAGCTGCTTCAGTTTGTTTCCCTTATTTATTGACTgagttgtttttctttttgagtTCTTTGAGATCTTGGCAAAGCTAGCACAAAAAGTTCAAAGATCGATGCCTACACTGCTTAAAGTTCCCTATTTTTGGAACTTGGGATTATTcttgattgatgattgctagCTAGATCTGTTCATGATTGCCGGCTGGCATGTGTATATATGCAAACAATACACTTGTTAAAAGCAAGTGCACCGTGTGAATTGCACGTGCAAGATCTGGCTAAGTTAATTAGGTTATTCCTATCACTTGCAAAAAAACACATCAATTTTTTTCTTCAATACTTATATATCCGGGCGTTTTTAGAACAGAGAAGGAACTTGAAAACTTTTCCAAGTCTCTGTACACAGATGggtttctcttttctttcgtCTTAACTTTTGCAAAGACTGGTGCCTCCTTTTTGGATGTATGAATCATCACAACCTTCATATGTAAAAAGTTTTTGCAACTTACTTTTCAAGATCTTCACATATCTGGGATAATAGCTACTCAAAAGGGAAAGCTACACTTCATGCTTGTCAAACAATATTAGTATAGAACTGTAGAAAGAACTCAACATCAGATCTCaaaaataaatttaattaatATTTTGGAGTACTGTTATGTGCCTATTTTGTTTAGTGTGAAGCACAACCTCGTTTACATGAAAAACTTTTTCAAGTGACATTTTTCTTCTGGCTGCAAACTTCCTCAGCTCTCTTTCAGTAACCATGGTGTGTATATCTACATATATATACTTAAATCACTAGCACATAAGAAATTTACCAATCCTTCTTATAATTGCATGAGCTATAGTTACCTTTTTAGCGTCTATTACAAACACTAATTTAATTTTGTACTGATCTTGATTAATTCATCTTCATATCATATATATAGGAAATTTCTCTTTGCAAAGTGTATAAACGACCAGGGATTGAGGACAACTTTCACCTCAGCACCACCACAACAAGATCATCCAGCTCAAAGGCTGCAGCGACCATGGAAAAGAAGCACCACCGGACTGCAGCGTCACCCCGCCTGGCGCCAATGTTCGACGGTGGCCACTCTTCAGTTCACATGAACAAGCCATACAGTGGAGCAAACACCACCATAGCCATGACATCGTCAGCTGCAGCTCGAGCAGCAACAATGGCGCCACAGACGTCAATGTTCCTGTCAGCCCCCTCACTCAGCTCCACCACATCGACGGAGGAGGACGGTACATCACTCTACCACATGAAAGGTGCTAACCCACCGatgctgacttcttccacaCATGCCCTGCTTAATGCAAACTCTGCTACAATGGCAACAATTCCAATAGATGAGCTGAGTAGGGCAATTGGATCATATAATAGCCAAGGAAACCCTAACCAGCCCTTGCCATCACAAGGTCCATTGCTTCCTTTTCCTAGCATGGAAAAAATTTGGGATTGGAATCCACTCCTAGAATCTCCCAAGGTTTGCACAAGCTTCAAGTGACTTTCAGTACGTACGTGGCTCGAAGCATTTATATGCATGCTTGCATGCGTGCACGTATTATATATTAATACAAGTGTGTATATGTGCAGATCGACACATAATTATTACTTGGGCTAGAACATGGTGGTTAAGATGTAATGGTATATATAGGTTGAGTTAGTTCTAGTCCTATGCAATGCTCCACTATATTAATCAGTTCACCATCTCACATGAATAGCTGGTGTAACAACATGTCAATTTCTATTATTTGGTAATGCAGACCTTGTAGCATAACTCGATGGAATAAAGATTATTTGGTCATCTGATCTTAggcttatatatatgtatgtttcAATTATCATTCAACTTAATTTATTGTCCCCCCAGCATTACTTTACAGATTTCATGTTTACATGAAATGACAAAAGACGTATGCAGAATTATGTCcacatattatatatattgaGATTTTGCACAAGTACACTGTTGAGAAAATGCTATTGTGCGATTGTCATGTTATTCTAGCTAGGTTCTTAAAGTATAAGTGTTTTTGCCTGATCATATGTATGTTAGGTCCCTAGTTTTCTGAAAACCAGGAGTCTAGTTATAAAGTTGGAACTAGCTATATCTAGGATCCGATACATTGGCGGACTctcaaggggggggggggggggggggggggttggacTCAAAATTTGTTTAGCAGATTTTCTTTTTAGCAAAAGATTCCATGTATTTGGTATTTTTCTATGTTCATTTTATGAATCTTTCCTTTTGAGCACTTTGAATCAATATTGAATTATCAATCTTAGCTATATCTATTAGTGTACTAGATTGAGCGAGCAAAAAAAAATTTTAGCTATGTTATTTAGCCCCCTCTTGGTCCGTTTCTGGGTCCGCCACTGATTTGATACATGCATTAGAAATGAAATAATGATCATGTACTTTGCACCCATACAATATTGTGGAATAGTTAAGGTGGATGTATGTGATGTTTGGAACGAAAAGCATTAACAACAGTAAGAACCATTGTAGTGTAGGACTTATCGATCCATTCTTCGTGATCTGCCAATAATCATAAGGTATTGACTTTGAAGCATTGGATTGAGAGGCAGTAGCCATAATAAGAGTGTCTTTTTTCTC
This window of the Sorghum bicolor cultivar BTx623 chromosome 7, Sorghum_bicolor_NCBIv3, whole genome shotgun sequence genome carries:
- the LOC8068557 gene encoding NAC domain-containing protein 35; this encodes MTQAGRRRSSSTMGGASGDHHQQQQQHGGGDDGQLQQGGGGDMVMPGFRFHPTEEELIDFYLRRRVEGKRFNIELINLVDLYRYDPWDLPALASIGDKEWYFYVPRDRKYRNGDRPNRVTPSGYWKATGADRTVYVEVKRPIGLKKTLVFYVGKAPKGLRSSWIMNEYRLPSGEADRYQKEISLCKVYKRPGIEDNFHLSTTTTRSSSSKAAATMEKKHHRTAASPRLAPMFDGGHSSVHMNKPYSGANTTIAMTSSAAARAATMAPQTSMFLSAPSLSSTTSTEEDGTSLYHMKGANPPMLTSSTHALLNANSATMATIPIDELSRAIGSYNSQGNPNQPLPSQGPLLPFPSMEKIWDWNPLLESPKVCTSFK